Genomic DNA from Nocardioides aquaticus:
GCTGGCGGGCGTGCCGGTCCCTGCCGAGGTCCGTGCGCCCGAACAGCAGGAAGGCGACGAACCCGAGGACCGGCAGGACCAGGATCAGCAGCAGCCACGCCATCCCGGTCGACGGCTTGCGGTTTCCCGGGATCACCCCCAGTGCGACCACCCGGAGGGTGACGTCGACGACGGTCACCGACCACCCCACCACCAGGGTCAGCACCGTCCAGTCGAGAGCAGACATGGTCGGACGCTAGGTCACGCCGGCGCGGGTGGAGAGGCGCCACCACGTCACCGCGACCATGCCGAGGACGAGGGGCGCTCCGATGGTGACGACGCGCCAGATGATGAGGGCGGCGACCAGCGACGCCTCCACCTCCTGGCCCGCGCGGGCGACGAGGGTCGCGATCACCACGGCGTCGAGGAGACCCAGCCCGCTGAACGGGAAGAGGGTCAGCGGGTAGGCGACCAGGAACGCCGTCAGGACCCACACCGCCGGGAGGTCGACCCGCGACGCACCGACGAACCGGACGCTGAGCACGATCAGGCCCGCGTCGACGACCACCATGCCGACCAGCGCCGCGACCGACAGCGGCAGGGTCCGCGCGATCCGGTCGACCACGGTCCCCCGGAACCCCAGCACCGACTCCGCCCACACCCCCGGGTCGACCGACGACCGCACCCGGCGGGCGAGGAGCCCCGTACGGCGTCCTGTCGACGCCGCGAACGCGGGGCTGCGGAAGGACAGCCACACGACGACCAGCAGCGCGGCGCTGACCGCCCCCGAGGCGAGCGCCGTCCAGAGCTCGCCGCCCAGGAGGTCACCGGTCACGGCCATGACGAGGACCCCCAGCAGCGGGGCGGCGAAGCGCACCACGTAGAAGGACACGGTGTTCATCACGGTGCCGGCGAGCCCGGCCGAGCGGGAGATGCCCCACGAGCTGAACATCGCCAGCCGTACCACCACGTCCGAGGGTGGCGGAGCGATCGTGGTCATCAAGATCGCGGCCTGGTCGTTCGCCACCGCCCGCAGGGGCCCGCAGCCTTCGATGTAGACCGACAGCGGCAGCGCGTTGAGGAGCTGTCGGAGCAGCAGGCCCAGCACCAGGACCGGCAGCTGCCACCACGCGAGGTGGTCGAGCGCCGCCCGGACCTGGGACCAGTCGATGTCGCCGACGAAGCCCTCCACGAACCACACCGCCGACCCGACCACCACCACGACCAGCACCGGCCGGAGGAGCCGTCTGCTCGACGACCGGGGTGGGGGCTGCGGTGGGGGCTGCGGTGGGACGACCTCGACGCTCGACATCCGGGCTCCTCCTTCGAGACACCCGAGGTCGGCATGACGCGCTGGCAGGATACCGCCGGGAGCTGGACGGCCGGACCTGGACGGCCGGCACCGGTCTCAGGCGGGCGGGGCGAAGAGCTCGAGGGCGATGCCGTCGGGGTCGCGGAAGGACAGCCCGCTGCCGTAGTGCGCGTCGACGACACCGCCGTGGGCGATGCCGAGCTCGTCGAGCCGACCTGCCCAGGTCTCGAGCTCGGCCCGGTCGGCGCAGGCGAAGGCGAGGTGGTCCAGGCCCGTACGCCGCTCGTCGAAGCCGCCGTCGGCCCGTTCGGGGTGGCTGTGGATGCCGAACAGCTGCCCGCCCTCGAGCGCCCACACCGTGTGGTGGTAGCCGCCCGCGGTCTCGTCCTCGTCGAGGACCGGGTCGGTCCCGAGCAGCGCGGTGTACCACCGGGTGCTGGCCTCGAGGTCGCTGACGGTGAGCGCGGCGTGGCCGATCGGGGGAACGTGGGCATGGGGTCTCCTGGGGTCGTCGCGACGGTGCGAAGGGCTGCGCCTCGTTCCTACCAACGACCCCGGGACCGGCGGACCTGATCGTTCGGGCAGGACGACGGCCACGACGGGCAGGGGGACTCGCGCTCGCGCGTCGCGAGGACCGCCATCCACCCCTGGGTGCCGGGTGTCGCGCTAGCGTCGACCCCGAGGATCGCGCCGTCCGGCCACCTCCTGTCCCGTCGTCCCGGCCCCCGACGACTCACCAAGAGTCCGAGGACCCGCATGACCCCACCTGAGCCGCACGCCGTCGTCTCCGAGCGATCCGGTCCGGGCACCACCGCCCGTACCAGCCCGCGCACCACCGCCCGTACCACCGCGCGCACGTCGGCCGCGCCGTTCACCGCCCTGGCTGCCGAGGTGCGGGACAGCGGGCTGCTGCGGCGCCGCTACGGCTACTACGCCGCGCAGGTCGCGGCCTGCGTCGCAGCCCTGGTCGGCGTCGCGGTCCTAGTCCTCGTGCTGGGTGACACGTGGTGGCAGCTGGTCCCGGCCGCGGTCCTCGGCCTGGTCGTCACGCAGCTCGGCTTCCTCGGGCACGACGCGGCGCACCGGCAGGTCTTCGTGGGCGCACGTGCCAACGACTGGGCCGCACGCCTGCTCTCCGGCGCCGGGGCCGGGCTGAGCTACGGGTGGTGGCGCGGCAAGCACAACCAGCACCACGCCGCCCCCAACCAGGAGGGCCGCGACCCCGACATCGCCCCGGGCGTGCTCGCCTTCACCGCCGAGATCGCGGGTGCGCGGGACACGGGGCCGGCCGGGTGGTTCGTCCGGCACCAGGGGTGGCTCTTCTTCCCGCTGCTGACGCTGGAGGGAGCCAACCTGCACTGGGCCAGCGTCCGCACCCTCCTCGGCCGGGCTCCCGTACGGCACCGGTGGGCCGAGCTCGCGCTGGTGACGACCCGCCTCGGCGGGTACGTCGTGGCGCTGTTCCTGGTCCTGCCGCCCGGGAAGGCCGCGGCGTTCCTGGCCGTGCAGATGGCCGTGTTCGGCGTCTGCCTCGGCGGCTCCTTCGCGCCCAACCACAAGGGGATGCCGATCGTGCCGCGCGGGGCGCGCCTGGACTTCCTGCGGCGCCAGGTGCTGATGTCCCGCAACGTCCGGGGCGGCCCCGTCGTCGACGTCGCGATGGGTGGGCTGAACTACCAGATCGAGCACCACCTGTTCCCGAGCATGCCGCGCCCGAACCTGCGACGGGTGCAGCCGCTGGTCCGCGCCCACTGCGCCCGCCACGGCATCGCCTACACCGAGGTCGGGCTGCTCGAGTCGTACGCCATCGTGGTCGGCTACCTCAACCACGTCGGGCTCCGGGCGCGGGACCCGTTCCAGTGCCCCCTGTCCGCTGCCCTCCGCGAGTCCGGTCCCCCCGGTGCCGGCTGAGGCCCCGACCCCCGGTGGTGCGCCCCCCCGGGGTGGGTGTCGCCGTGTTGGCCCGCGGCTACGGTGAGTGCTGACGCCCGGGCCGCCACGCGGCCCACCGGCCAGGAGGAGGCGGGGACCACGCGCGCCGTACGCACCCTGTCCACGCTGCTCGGGGCCGCCCACCCGGGCCCGGCCCTGGCCGTCACGCTGCTCGCGGCGCTGCTCTGCCTGCCCGCGGACCTCTCCCCCGGCCGCGCCGCCGTGGTCGTGCTCGCGGTGCTGACCGGGCAGCTGACCATCGGCTGGTCCAACGACCTGCTGGACCTGGCCCGCGACCGGGCCGTCGGGCGCACCGACAAGCCGTTGGCCTCCGGGGCGTTGTCGGTCCGGCTGGTCCGCGCCGCCATCGTCGCAGCGCTCCTCGCCACCGTCGTGCTCTCGCTCTCCTGCGGGCTGGTCGCCGGCCTGCTCCACCTCGTCGTGGTCGCCGCGGGCTGGGCCTACAACCTCGGCCTCAAGTCGACCGTCGCCTCGGGGGTCCCCTACGCCGTCGCCTTCGGCGCGCTCCCGGCCTTCGTCTGGGCCGCCGGCGACACCACCGCCCCGGCCTGGGTCGTCCTGGCCGGGGCCCTGCTCGGCACCGGCGCGCACCTGCTCAACGCCGTTCCGGACCTCGCCGACGACGCGGCCACCGGCGTCCGCGGCCTGCCGCACCGTCTCGGCGAGCGCGGGTCCCGGACCGGGGCCGCCCTGCTGCTGGTGCTGGCCTCCGCCGTCCTGGTGACCGCCACGACCACCCTGCCTCCGTCCGTGCGGGTGCTGGCCCTGCTGCTCGCGGTCGGCCTGGCCGCCGTCGCCGTGCGCGCCCCGGGCCGCCACGGCTTCCGGGCCGCGGTCGGCATCGCCGTGGTCGACGTCGTCGTGCTGGCGGCCGCACGATGAGCGGGTCTCGCAGGGACGAGGGCGGGGCGTACGACCTGGTGGTCGTCGGCGCGGGCCCGGCCGGCGCCACGGCGGCCGTGGCGGCGCTCGAGGAGCGGCCCGGCCTGCGGGTGCTGCTGCTGGACCGCGCCGACTTCCCGCGCGACAAGTGCTGCGGCGACGGGATCGCCGCGCAGGCCGTCGACGTGCTCCGCGCGCACGGGATGCAGGACGCGGTCGAGGGCTGGTCGCCGCTGCGCCGCCTCGAGCTGGCCGCCGGCGACACGGTGGTCGACGGCCGGATGTCGCGCGACGTGCACGTGGTGCCCCGGCGGGCGTTCGACGCGCGCCTGGTCGAGCACGCCGTCGACCGCGGCGCCGAGCTGCGCCGGTCCCGGGTCCGTCAGGTCGAGGTGCGCGAGGACCGGGTGGTCCTCGACACCGGTGACGCCGAGGTGACCGGCGCGGTCGTGCTCGGCGCCGACGGCGCCCACTCCCGGGTCCGCGCGGCCCTCACCGGCCGCCACCACCTCACCACGCCCCGCCGCGCGCTCGCCCTGCGCGGCTACACCCCGACGCCGGGCTGGCTCGCCGGCCGCCAGGTCATCCGCTGGGGGCCGGGCCGGCAGCCGTCGTACGCCTGGGCCTTCGACCGCGGCGACGGCCTGGCGAACATCGGGTACGGCGAGCTGGTCGACGACGGCCCCGGGCCGACCCGCGCCCGGATGCTCGACGCGCTCGACGGCCTGCTGCCCGGCCTCGTCGACGACGCCACGGACTGGCGCGGCCACCCGCTCCCGCTCTCCGGCTTCCGGTGGCAGCAGCCCGACGGTCGCTGCCTGCTGGCCGGCGACGCCTCCGGCCTGGTGAACCCGATGACCGGCGAGGGCATCTACTACGCCGTCGCGACCGGGTCCCTGGCCGGACGGGCGGCGGCCGCGGCCGTCGCCGACGGCCGGCCCGCGAGCGCCGGGCGCCGCTACCGCCACGACGTCCGGCGGCTCCTGGCCGGCCACCTGCGCCACACCTGGACCGCCGGCACGCTCGCCCAGCGCCGGGGGGTCGTGGCCGCCGGCGTCCGCGCCGCCCGCGGCGACCAGCGGGTCTTCGACGACCTCGTCGAGATCGGCCTCGGCGGCGGACGGATCACCCCGCGCCTGGGCCGCTCGCTGGCCGTGGAGCTCACCCGTCAGCTCGTCCGCTCGACCGCCTGACACCCCCACCTGACACGCTGCTGCCCAGACCGCCCGACGAAACGGACCACCATGCAGATCCTCACCGCCCGCGGCGCCCTGCCGGAGCACCGCTACCCGCAGGACGAGATCACGCAGGCCTTCTCCGAGGTCATCGCCCAGGGACGCCTCGACGAACGCGTGCTGCGCCGCTTCCACGCCAACGCCGGCGTCGAGCACCGGCACCTCGCGATGCCCCTCGAGCGCTACGGCACCCTCGACGGCTTCACCGAGGCCAACGACACCTTCATCGCCGAGGCGGTACGCCTGGGCGCGCGCGCCGTCGAGGACGCCCTCAAGGACGCCGGGCTGACCCCCAGCGACGTCGACCTCGTCATCTCGGCCACCGTCACCGGACTGGCGGTGCCCTCGCTGGACGCGCGGATCGCCGCCGTCACCGGGATGCGGCCGGACGTGCGCCGGATGCCCCTGGTGGGGCTGGGCTGCGTGGCCGGGGCCGCGGGCGTGGCCCGGCTGCACGACTACCTGCTCGGTCACCCCGACCACGTCGCGGTGCTGGTGGCCGTCGAGCTCTGCTCGCTGACCGTCCAGCGCGACGACACCTCCGTGCCGAACCTCGTGGCCAGCGGTCTGTTCGGCGACGGCGCCAGCGCGGTCGTCGCCGCCGGCTCGCAGCGGACCACCCCGGACGCCTCCCCCGTCCGCGTGCTCGACAGCCGCAGCCGCCTCTACCCCGGCACCGAGCGGACCATGGGCTTCGACGTCACCGGCGGCGGCCTGCGGATCGTCTTGGACGCCGAGGTGCCGGCGCTGGTCGAGCGGCACCTGCGCGGCGACGTCGACGGCTTCCTGGCCGACCACGGGCTCACCCGGGACGACATCGGCTTCTGGGTCTGCCACCCCGGCGGCCCGAAGGTGATCGAGGCCCTCCAGGCGGCGCTCGAGGTCCCCCGCGAGGCGCTCCAGCTGACCTGGGACTCCCTGGCCCGGGTCGGCAACCTGTCGTCGGCCTCGGTGCTGCACGTCCTCGAGGACACCCTGCGCGACCGGCCGCCGGTCCCCGGGTCCCTGGGCGTGCTGATGGCGATGGGCCCCGGCTTCTGCTCCGAGCTGGTCCTGCTGCGCGCGGAGGACGCCCGGTGACGTCGCTGACCGCCTTCACCGTCCTGGTCGTCCTGGTCGCCCTCGAGCGGCTCGCCGAGCTGGTCGTCTCGAAGCGCAACGCCGCCTGGAGCGCCGAGCGCGGCGGCCGGGAGACCGGGCAGGGGCACTACCCGTTCATGGTCGTGCTGCACACCGGGCTGCTGGTCGCGATGTTGGTCGAGGCGTTCGTCGTCCGCCCGGACGTGCCCGGGGCCCTGGCCTGGTCGATGCTGGTGCTGGTCCTGGCCGCCCAGGCCCTGCGCTGGTGGTGCATCAGCACGCTGGGCCGCCGGTGGAACACCCGCGTGATCGTGGTGCCCGGGCTGGCGCCGGTGACCGGCGGGCCGTACCGGTTCTTCTCCCACCCCAACTACGTCGCCGTCGTCATCGAGGGCGTGGCGCTGCCCCTCGTGCACGGCGCCTGGGTGACCGCGCTGGTCTTCACCGTGCTCAACGCCTTCCTGCTGCGGGTGCGGCTGCGGGTCGAGGACGAGGCCCTGGCCACGCTGCCCGCGCCGGACGCGGACAGCCGGGCGACCGCGGGAGGTCCTCGTGCGTGACCTCGTCGTCGCCGGCGGCGGACCGGTCGGCCTCGCCGTCGCGCTGCACGCCGCGGCGGCCGGGCTCGACGTGGTCGTCCGCGAACCGCGCACCGGCCCGGTCGACAAGGCCTGCGGCGAGGGCCTGATGCCCGGGGCCCTGGCCCGTCTCGCCGCGCTCGGCGTCGACCCGGCCGGGATCGACCTGCACGGCATCCGCTACCTCGACCCGCGCCACGAGGCGGTGGCCCGGTTCCGCGCCGGACCCGGTCGCGGCGTGCGTCGTACGACGCTGCACACGGCCCTGGCCGAGCGGGTGGCCGCCGCCGGCGTGCCGGTCGAGCAGCGCCGGGTCGGGTCGGTCGAGCAGCACGCGGACCACGTGGTGGTCGACGGCGAGCCCGCCCGGCACCTCGTCGCCGCCGACGGCCTGCACTCCCCGCTGCGCCGCTCGCTCGGCCTCGACGACCCCGGCCCCGCCGCCGGTCGCCGCTACGGCCAGCGCCTGCACGTCGCCACCGCGCCGTGGAGCGACCTCGTCGAGGTGCACTGGGGCCCGCGCGCGGAGGCGTACGTGACCCCCGTCGCCCCCGACCTCGTCGGCGTGGCCGTGCTCAGCGCCGAGAAGGGTCCGCTGGCCCGGGTGCTCGGTGACTTCCCGGCGCTGGAGGAGCGGCTCG
This window encodes:
- a CDS encoding lysylphosphatidylglycerol synthase domain-containing protein codes for the protein MLVVVVVGSAVWFVEGFVGDIDWSQVRAALDHLAWWQLPVLVLGLLLRQLLNALPLSVYIEGCGPLRAVANDQAAILMTTIAPPPSDVVVRLAMFSSWGISRSAGLAGTVMNTVSFYVVRFAAPLLGVLVMAVTGDLLGGELWTALASGAVSAALLVVVWLSFRSPAFAASTGRRTGLLARRVRSSVDPGVWAESVLGFRGTVVDRIARTLPLSVAALVGMVVVDAGLIVLSVRFVGASRVDLPAVWVLTAFLVAYPLTLFPFSGLGLLDAVVIATLVARAGQEVEASLVAALIIWRVVTIGAPLVLGMVAVTWWRLSTRAGVT
- a CDS encoding UbiA family prenyltransferase; the protein is MSADARAATRPTGQEEAGTTRAVRTLSTLLGAAHPGPALAVTLLAALLCLPADLSPGRAAVVVLAVLTGQLTIGWSNDLLDLARDRAVGRTDKPLASGALSVRLVRAAIVAALLATVVLSLSCGLVAGLLHLVVVAAGWAYNLGLKSTVASGVPYAVAFGALPAFVWAAGDTTAPAWVVLAGALLGTGAHLLNAVPDLADDAATGVRGLPHRLGERGSRTGAALLLVLASAVLVTATTTLPPSVRVLALLLAVGLAAVAVRAPGRHGFRAAVGIAVVDVVVLAAAR
- a CDS encoding fatty acid desaturase family protein, yielding MTPPEPHAVVSERSGPGTTARTSPRTTARTTARTSAAPFTALAAEVRDSGLLRRRYGYYAAQVAACVAALVGVAVLVLVLGDTWWQLVPAAVLGLVVTQLGFLGHDAAHRQVFVGARANDWAARLLSGAGAGLSYGWWRGKHNQHHAAPNQEGRDPDIAPGVLAFTAEIAGARDTGPAGWFVRHQGWLFFPLLTLEGANLHWASVRTLLGRAPVRHRWAELALVTTRLGGYVVALFLVLPPGKAAAFLAVQMAVFGVCLGGSFAPNHKGMPIVPRGARLDFLRRQVLMSRNVRGGPVVDVAMGGLNYQIEHHLFPSMPRPNLRRVQPLVRAHCARHGIAYTEVGLLESYAIVVGYLNHVGLRARDPFQCPLSAALRESGPPGAG
- a CDS encoding type III polyketide synthase; translation: MQILTARGALPEHRYPQDEITQAFSEVIAQGRLDERVLRRFHANAGVEHRHLAMPLERYGTLDGFTEANDTFIAEAVRLGARAVEDALKDAGLTPSDVDLVISATVTGLAVPSLDARIAAVTGMRPDVRRMPLVGLGCVAGAAGVARLHDYLLGHPDHVAVLVAVELCSLTVQRDDTSVPNLVASGLFGDGASAVVAAGSQRTTPDASPVRVLDSRSRLYPGTERTMGFDVTGGGLRIVLDAEVPALVERHLRGDVDGFLADHGLTRDDIGFWVCHPGGPKVIEALQAALEVPREALQLTWDSLARVGNLSSASVLHVLEDTLRDRPPVPGSLGVLMAMGPGFCSELVLLRAEDAR
- a CDS encoding NAD(P)/FAD-dependent oxidoreductase, yielding MSGSRRDEGGAYDLVVVGAGPAGATAAVAALEERPGLRVLLLDRADFPRDKCCGDGIAAQAVDVLRAHGMQDAVEGWSPLRRLELAAGDTVVDGRMSRDVHVVPRRAFDARLVEHAVDRGAELRRSRVRQVEVREDRVVLDTGDAEVTGAVVLGADGAHSRVRAALTGRHHLTTPRRALALRGYTPTPGWLAGRQVIRWGPGRQPSYAWAFDRGDGLANIGYGELVDDGPGPTRARMLDALDGLLPGLVDDATDWRGHPLPLSGFRWQQPDGRCLLAGDASGLVNPMTGEGIYYAVATGSLAGRAAAAAVADGRPASAGRRYRHDVRRLLAGHLRHTWTAGTLAQRRGVVAAGVRAARGDQRVFDDLVEIGLGGGRITPRLGRSLAVELTRQLVRSTA
- a CDS encoding isoprenylcysteine carboxyl methyltransferase family protein; the protein is MTSLTAFTVLVVLVALERLAELVVSKRNAAWSAERGGRETGQGHYPFMVVLHTGLLVAMLVEAFVVRPDVPGALAWSMLVLVLAAQALRWWCISTLGRRWNTRVIVVPGLAPVTGGPYRFFSHPNYVAVVIEGVALPLVHGAWVTALVFTVLNAFLLRVRLRVEDEALATLPAPDADSRATAGGPRA
- a CDS encoding VOC family protein; this encodes MAVVLPERSGPPVPGSLVGTRRSPSHRRDDPRRPHAHVPPIGHAALTVSDLEASTRWYTALLGTDPVLDEDETAGGYHHTVWALEGGQLFGIHSHPERADGGFDERRTGLDHLAFACADRAELETWAGRLDELGIAHGGVVDAHYGSGLSFRDPDGIALELFAPPA
- a CDS encoding NAD(P)/FAD-dependent oxidoreductase; amino-acid sequence: MRDLVVAGGGPVGLAVALHAAAAGLDVVVREPRTGPVDKACGEGLMPGALARLAALGVDPAGIDLHGIRYLDPRHEAVARFRAGPGRGVRRTTLHTALAERVAAAGVPVEQRRVGSVEQHADHVVVDGEPARHLVAADGLHSPLRRSLGLDDPGPAAGRRYGQRLHVATAPWSDLVEVHWGPRAEAYVTPVAPDLVGVAVLSAEKGPLARVLGDFPALEERLGSADRTPVRGAGPLRQRSTRRVAGRVLLVGDAAGYVDALTGEGIALGLAEAQAAVDAVVAGDPGSYERTWRRLRRRHELLTRGLLGATRRPLLRRALVPAASAVPAFFGLAVDQLARPA